From the genome of Marinobacter sp. F4206:
CATCATGCTCGTGCTGATGGCAGACCGGCTGGCCGTGCCTGAGGCATCGGTCGGCGACCTGTTCATGGGCGCCTTCTTCCCGGGCCTGATGTTGGGTGCCATGTACGTGGCCTACGCCATCATCCGACCCATGCTGCAACCCCACATTGCACCGGTACCGGCGGGCACAGAGAAAGTGAGCTGGGCCATCGTCTGGGAAGTGGCGAAAGCCGTTGTTCCGACGGCCGCGCTCATCCTGGGCGTGCTCGGTTCCATCTTTGCCGGCATTGCAACCCCAACGGAGGCTTCCGGTGTAGGCGCTTTGGGTGCTCTGCTGTTGGCCCTGATGTCGGGTCGACTGAATCTGAAAGTCCTCAACTCCTCCATGCAGCAGACCACCCGAACGGCTGCGTTCATCTTTGCCATCTTCCTGGGTGCGACCGCGTTCTCCGTGGTGCTGCGGGGTCTCGGTGGTGATCAGGTCATCGAAGACGCCCTGCTGGGCCTGCCTTTCGGTCCCTACGGAGTAGTGCTGACCATCCTGTTCGGTGTTTTCCTGCTGGGCTTCTTCCTGGACTGGGTAGAGATCACTCTGATCATCCTGCCGCTGGTCGCGCCGGTTGTGCAAAGTCTCGGGTTTGATCTGGTCTGGTTCACTATTCTGTTCGCCATGTGCCTGCAGACCTCTTTCCTGACGCCGCCGGTTGGGTTTGCCCTGTTTTACATCAAGGGTGTGGCGCCGCCGGAGATCGCAGTCACCGACATCTACCGGGGTGTTATTCCGTTCATTCTTATTCAGCTGGCAGCACTGGCTATTGTGTTCGTGGTACCGGAAATCGCGACCTGGCTGCCCAGCGTGGCTTACGATTAAGGAGAAAATAACCATGCGTCTGGAAAACCGGATTGCTCTGATTACCGGTGCCGGCCGTGGCATCGGCCGGGCCATTGCCGAGGCGTACGGCCGCGAAGGGGCGAAGGTCGCTGTGGCTGACCTGACACTCGAGGCGGCACAGGACACCGTAGCTGCCATCGAGCAGGCCGGCGGCACGGCCATCGCCCTTGAGATGGATGTGACCGATGAAGATGCAGTTGACGTAAACGTCAACTTTGTGGTTAAACAGTGGGGTGGCCTGGATATCGCCATCGCGAACGCTGGAATCCAGCATATTGATCCGGTGCACAAGCTGGCTTACTCCGATTGGAGCAAAGTAATGAACGTGCATCTTGATGGCGCATTCCTGGTGACCCGCGCGGCACTCAAGCATATGTACGAGAGCGGCGGGGGCACCATGCTCTACATGGGCTCGGTGCATTCTCTGGAGGCCTCGCCCCTGAAAGCCCCTTACGTGGCGGCCAAACACGGCATGCTGGGGCTGTGCAGGGCGGTGGCGAAGGAAGGTGCGGAATACGGGGTGCGAAGCAACATCATCTGCCCCGGATTTGTGCGCACGCCCCTGGTGGACAAGCAGATTCCGGAACAGGCCAAGGAACTGGGCATTTCCGAAGAGGAAGTGATCAGTAAAGTGATGCTCAAGAACACTGTGGACGGGGAATTCACCACCCTTGAAGACGTGGCAGAGTTGGCTGTTCATCTGGCCGCATTCCCCTCTGCGGCTTTGACTGGCCAGTCCATCGTGGTCAGTCACGGCTGGCATATGCAGTAATATTCAGGAGATATGGATGAGCAATGAAGAACAATCGCCGGTAGTCTGGTCTCCGTCTGAAGACACGCTGGCCAATTCCCGAATGGGCCAGTTCAAGGCATGGCTTGAGCAGCAGGGCTTTGGCCCGTTTGCCGACTACCATGCCCTGCACCAGTGGTCCATTGACGAGCTCGACACCTTCTGGGCAAAAGTCTGGGACTACTGCGGGTTGGTCTGCGACACCCCCGCCAAGGAGGTGCTGGGTAAGCGTGATATGCCGGGGGCAGAGTGGTTCCCGGGCATGAAGCTGAATTTCGCGGCCAACCTGTTGCGCCTGGCCGAGGGCGACCATGCCAATCGCGAGGCGATTGTCGCCTACTGCGAGACCCGTCCGGTCCTGCGCCGGACCTACGCCGAACTGAAAGCCGATGTGGGCGCGCTCGAGGCGTTCCTGCGCAGCCAGGGCATCGAGCGTGGTGACCGGGTAGCGGGCGTTGTCACCAATGGGTACGAGGCCATGGTGGGGATGCTCGCCGCCACCAGCCTGGGCGCGATCTGGAGTTCGGCCTCCCCGGATTTCGGGGTTGGCGCGATCCTGGACCGGTTCGGTCAGATCGAGCCGTCGGCATTGATCGCGGTGAACGGTTACGGCTACGGCGGCAAGGTCTTCGCCCGCCAGGACGACTTTGCCGAACTCGTTGCCGGACTGCCGACCCTCAAGTGTGTGGTCAGCGTCCAGCAACTGCCGGAACAGGCGCCGATCCAGGGCGACCTCGTAACCCCCTGGGAGGACGCCATTGCGTCCGGTGCCGGGCAGTCGCCGTCCTTCACGCCCCTGGGTCCGGATCATCCGGTATACATCCTGTATTCGTCGGGCACCACCGGCAAACCCAAGTGCATCGTTCATGGCAACGCCGGCCTGCTGGTGAATCATGCCAAGGAACTGATGCTGCACGGTGACGTGGGCCCCGAGGACCGGTTCCTGTATTTCACCACCTGCGGCTGGATGATGTGGAACTGGCAGGCGTCTGCGCTGATGACCGGGGCCGCGGTGATCACCGTTGACGGATCGCCGGGTTACCCCAGCCTCAGTTACCTGTGGGACACCGTGGCCGGCGAGAAGGTCACCCATTTCGGTACCAGTGCCCGGTTCCTGGCGGGCTGCCGCAAGGCTGAACTGAAACCGGCGAAGGATCTGGACCTGAGCGCCCTGCGGGTGTTGTTCTCCACCGGCTCCCCGCTGTTGCCGGAGGATTACGACTGGGTGTACAGCGATGGCGCCCCCGGTGTGCTGCTCGGTTCCATTGCCGGAGGTACCGACATCTGCGGCTGCTTCGTGGGCTCGACGCCCTTGTTGCCGGTCCGTCGTGGCGAAATCCAGTGCCGCTTCCTGGGTGTCGACGCCGTGGCCTATGATGAGGACGCCAAGCCGGTGCATGGCGGCCGGGGCGAGCTGGTCTGTCGCCAGCCGTTGCCCTCCATGCCAGTCTGCTTCTGGGACGATGCCGATGGTGCCCGCTACCATGCGGCCTACTTCGACACCTTCCCCGGGGTCTGGGCACACGGTGACTTTATCGAGTTTACCGAACACGGCGGCGCCGTTATCTACGGCCGGTCCGATGCCACCCTGAATCCGGGCGGTGTCCGCATCGGCACCGCGGAAATCTACCGCCAGGTGGAAACCGTGGACGAGGTGAAGGACAGCCTCGTGGTCGGCCGCCAGGTCGAGGGCGATGTGGAAGTGGTCCTGCTGGTGGTGCCGGCTGACGGTCAGTCGATTACCGATGACCTGCTCAAGCAGCTGAAGACCCGTATCCGTGAAGGCGCCAGCCCCCGGCATGTGCCCAAGCACATTATCGAGGTGGCCGATATTCCCTACACCCGCAGTGGTAAGAAAGTGGAGCTGGCGGTTGCCCGGCTGATCAACGGCTCGGCGAAGGCGGACAACCGGGATGCCCTGGCGAATCCGGAAGCGCTGGATCTTATCCGGGATCGGCTATCGGAAGCGGGACTGCTGCCAAAAGGCTGATGTCGAATCCTTCAGCCAGAAGTCTGTGGGCCCCATCACCGGGGCCCTACCGCTTGCGAATCCCGTCAGCGGGAATGTACGAAAGTTTCGTAAATTCATGGTTTTTCATCGTCCTGTAACGGGAATTAGCGAACTTTTAGTCCGTTCTTATACTAAGATCGTAACCAGAATTTACGAAAAAATGGTATCTTAGTAGGTCTATCAAAAGTTCCTAATCAGTCATTGCCCGGGTCGGACGTTCACAAGACGCCTGACCCCGCCATGACCGTCCTGAACCCACCCATTAGCCTGAGGACGAAAATGACATCATCCAAAGCAAAGATTGTCTATACCCTGACCGACGAGGCGCCTGCCCTCGCGACACGGTCACTTCTTCCCATCCTGGAAACCTACGCCAAGCCGGCTGGTATTGAATTCGAAACCAGCGACATTTCTCTCGCGGCGCGTATTCTGGCGAACTTCCCGGACTACCTCGAAGAAGATCAGCGGGTTCCGGATGCACTGGCGGAGCTGGGTGAGTACACCAAGGACCCGGACGCCAACATCATCAAACTGCCGAACATCTCCGCCTCCATTCCCCAGCTACGTGCAGCCATCAACGAGCTGAACGAGCAGGGCTACAAGGTCCCTGAGTACAAGGAAAACCCGGAGACCGACGAGGAGAAAGAAATCCAGTCCCGCTATGCCAAGGTACTGGGCAGTGCCGTGAACCCGGTTCTGCGTGAGGGTAACTCCGATCGGCGCGCGCCCACGGCAGTGAAAGCCTTCGCCCGCAAGTATCCCCACACCATGGGCGAGTGGAGCCCGGCGTCCCGGACCCATGTTGCCCACATGCGCGGTGGCGATTTCTATTCCAGCGAACAGTCGGTCACCCTCGACAAGGCGACTACCGCTCGCATCGTGTTTGAAAGCAAGCAGGGCAAGCAGACCGTCCTGAAACCCGAGCTGCCGCTGCAGGAAGGCGAAGTGCTGGACGGCATGTTCATGAGCAAGAAGGCGCTGGTGAAGTTCTTCGAGGACGCGATCGCGGACTGCGAGAAGACCGGCGTGATGTTCTCCCTGCACGTCAAAGCCACCATGATGAAAATCTCCCACCCGATCGTCTTCGGTCACGCGGTGAAGGTTTTCTACAAGGACCTGTTCGACAAGCACGGTGAGCTGTTCGACGAAATCGGAGTCAACCCGAACAACGGCCTGTCCAGCGTGGTCGAGAAGATCAAGCAGTTGCCGGAATCCAAACAGGAGCAGATTCAGGAAGACCTGCACGCCTGTTACGAGCACCGGCCGGAAATCGCCATGGTCGATTCCGTCAAGGGCATCACCAACCTGCACGTACCGAGCGACGTGATTGTTGATGCGTCCATGCCGGCCATGATTCGTAACTCCGGCAAGATGTGGGCCCGTGACAACAAGCTCAAGGACACCAAGGCGGTGATGCCCGAGTCCACCTATGCCACCATCTACCAGGAAGTGATCAACTTCTGTAAGACCCACGGCGCCTTCGATCCGACTACTATGGGTACGGTGCCGAACGTGGGTCTGATGGCGCAGAAGGCCGAGGAGTATGGTTCCCACGACAAGACGTTCGAAATCAAGGAAGACGGTGTCGTTCGGGTGATTGCCGAGGACGGCACCGTGCTGACCGAGCACAACGTTGAGAAAGGTGACATCTGGCGTGCGTGCCAGACCAAGGATCTCCCGATCCGCGACTGGGTCAAGCTGGCGGTCAGCCGTGCCCGCGCTACCGGCATGCCGGCGGTGTTCTGGCTTGACGACGAGCGTGCGCACGATGCCCAGCTGATCAAGAAGGTTGAGACTTACCTGAAGGACCACGATACCGAGGGCTTGGATATTCGTATCATGTCACCGGTTCGGGCTATCCGCTGGACCATGGAGCGTCTGATCCGGGGTCTGGACACCATCTCCGTAACCGGTAATGTCCTGCGTGACTACCTCACCGACCTGTTCCCGATCCTGGAGCTGGGTACCAGTGCCAAGATGCTGTCCATCGTGCCGCTGCTGAACGGCGGTGGCCTGTACGAGACCGGTGCCGGTGGTTCCGCACCGAAGCACGTGCAGCAGCTGATTCAGGAGAACCACCTGCGCTGGGATTCGCTGGGCGAGTTCCTGGCCACGGCGGTGTCCCTGGACGAACTGGGCGAGAAGCAGAGCAACGAGCGCGCTCGCCTGCTGGGTCAGACTCTGGACAAGGCCACCGAGCGCCTGCTGGAGAACAATCAGTCTCCGTCCCGTGTCACCGGTGAGCTGGATAACCGGGGTTCCCACTTCCACCTGGCTCGCTACTGGGCTGAGGAACTGTCCAAACAGGACAGTGACAAGGAGCTGAAGGAGTTCTTCGCCAAGCTGTCCAAGCAGCTGGAGGAGAACAAGGACAAGATCCTGGAAGAGATGACCGTCGTTCAGGGCAACCCGGCCGACATCGGTGGTTACTATCATCCGCCGATGGAGAAGGTCTGTGAGATCATGCAGCCGAGTGAAACCCTCAACAAGATCCTCGAAGAGGCTCGCGCTTCTGTGAAGTAAGCCTCAGGGATCAGGGCCGGGTTTGTAACCTGGCCCGCGAAAAACCCGGACAGCCCTTTGGCTCTCCGGGTTTTTTATTGGCGGATGTCAGTTCTCTTCTGGTTCTTCCTCATAGCCCTTGCCCGACTCTCCGGCCCTGCGGAACTGATACATGGTGACTGGCGGCCCGATCAACTCGAATACCACGGTGGAGCCGATAATCAGGGGCAGGATAAACGTAATCTCCGGCATCCGCTGAGTGGCCACGAGGGCCAGGCCCATAGCCACCCCCGCCTGAGGTAGCAGGCAGGCACCATTGCGGGTCCTCACGGTGTGGCTGGACCCTGCCAGCACTCCTCCGGTGTAGCCGCCCAGGATCCTGCCGGCGATCCGGGCCAGAATGTACACGGCTCCGAGAGCACCGAGAGTCGGCAGGATTTCCCATTCCAGACCAAATCCCGCCAGGAAGAAGAATGTCGCCAGAAACGGCTCCACGATGCCTTCAATAGAGCGAAATGGCCGGATATGATGATGAGCCCTGTTTGCGACCGTGATTCCCAGGGTCATACAGGTGAGGAGGTAGGACACTTCGAGAACGCCAGCGATGCCGGCGGCCAGGAAGATAAAACCGGCGGACTCGAGCAACATCGGTTCCCCCGGTTTCAGTCGACCAGTCATCCAGGCCATGGGTAGCCCCAGCAACACACCCAGCACCATGGCGCCGAGCACCTCGTAGATCCCGTACCCGACGGTTTCGAACAAGTTCACGCCATTGCCGGAAACCAGCTCGGCCACCACCAGCAGGATACTGAACAGAATGGCGCCCCAGGCGTCGTCGATGGCGACAACCTGCCCGACCAGTCTGGTCAGTGGTCCACGGGAGGCGGTTTCCCGCATCACGTCCAGGGTGGCCGCCGGGTCAGTCGCGGTCGCGATGGCGGCGAGCAGCAACGAGGCAGGCAGGTTTTGCGTGACGGCCCAGGTCGTGAGGAAGATCACCAGGGCCGTCACGATAGTCACGGCCAGGCTTACGATGATCGCCTCCCGGCCCCTTCTGAGGTCACGGAACGAGATGCGCTCCCCAAGCAGAAAGCCGACCATGGCCAGGGTGAGCTCGGTCACCAGAGGAAAACTTTCGCTTACTCTGGTGGGGATCAGGTCAAGCATCTCAGGGCCGGCAACAGCACCCAACAGCAATAACAGGGTCACTCTTGGAACATGCAGGCGCTGGCCTACGGTGTGAGCGGCCAGAGCCAGCAACATGATCCCGCCAATCAAAAGAAGATCCAGGGCGTGGGACAAAGCTTACTCCTGCTGAAGTACCGCCAGCTGTCCGCTGGTCAGTTTCAGCAGGTCCTGTGGTGAGAGTTCAATCTCGAGACCGCGTCGCCCGGCACTGACGTAAACGGTATCGAAGCCTTCTGCCGAGCGGTCCAGGAAGGTTTTTAGACGCCTTTTCTGTCCAAGGGGACTAACGCCGCCAAGCAC
Proteins encoded in this window:
- a CDS encoding NADP-dependent isocitrate dehydrogenase; amino-acid sequence: MTSSKAKIVYTLTDEAPALATRSLLPILETYAKPAGIEFETSDISLAARILANFPDYLEEDQRVPDALAELGEYTKDPDANIIKLPNISASIPQLRAAINELNEQGYKVPEYKENPETDEEKEIQSRYAKVLGSAVNPVLREGNSDRRAPTAVKAFARKYPHTMGEWSPASRTHVAHMRGGDFYSSEQSVTLDKATTARIVFESKQGKQTVLKPELPLQEGEVLDGMFMSKKALVKFFEDAIADCEKTGVMFSLHVKATMMKISHPIVFGHAVKVFYKDLFDKHGELFDEIGVNPNNGLSSVVEKIKQLPESKQEQIQEDLHACYEHRPEIAMVDSVKGITNLHVPSDVIVDASMPAMIRNSGKMWARDNKLKDTKAVMPESTYATIYQEVINFCKTHGAFDPTTMGTVPNVGLMAQKAEEYGSHDKTFEIKEDGVVRVIAEDGTVLTEHNVEKGDIWRACQTKDLPIRDWVKLAVSRARATGMPAVFWLDDERAHDAQLIKKVETYLKDHDTEGLDIRIMSPVRAIRWTMERLIRGLDTISVTGNVLRDYLTDLFPILELGTSAKMLSIVPLLNGGGLYETGAGGSAPKHVQQLIQENHLRWDSLGEFLATAVSLDELGEKQSNERARLLGQTLDKATERLLENNQSPSRVTGELDNRGSHFHLARYWAEELSKQDSDKELKEFFAKLSKQLEENKDKILEEMTVVQGNPADIGGYYHPPMEKVCEIMQPSETLNKILEEARASVK
- a CDS encoding cation:proton antiporter; this translates as MSHALDLLLIGGIMLLALAAHTVGQRLHVPRVTLLLLLGAVAGPEMLDLIPTRVSESFPLVTELTLAMVGFLLGERISFRDLRRGREAIIVSLAVTIVTALVIFLTTWAVTQNLPASLLLAAIATATDPAATLDVMRETASRGPLTRLVGQVVAIDDAWGAILFSILLVVAELVSGNGVNLFETVGYGIYEVLGAMVLGVLLGLPMAWMTGRLKPGEPMLLESAGFIFLAAGIAGVLEVSYLLTCMTLGITVANRAHHHIRPFRSIEGIVEPFLATFFFLAGFGLEWEILPTLGALGAVYILARIAGRILGGYTGGVLAGSSHTVRTRNGACLLPQAGVAMGLALVATQRMPEITFILPLIIGSTVVFELIGPPVTMYQFRRAGESGKGYEEEPEEN
- a CDS encoding 3-hydroxybutyrate dehydrogenase, which gives rise to MRLENRIALITGAGRGIGRAIAEAYGREGAKVAVADLTLEAAQDTVAAIEQAGGTAIALEMDVTDEDAVDVNVNFVVKQWGGLDIAIANAGIQHIDPVHKLAYSDWSKVMNVHLDGAFLVTRAALKHMYESGGGTMLYMGSVHSLEASPLKAPYVAAKHGMLGLCRAVAKEGAEYGVRSNIICPGFVRTPLVDKQIPEQAKELGISEEEVISKVMLKNTVDGEFTTLEDVAELAVHLAAFPSAALTGQSIVVSHGWHMQ
- a CDS encoding TRAP transporter large permease subunit, coding for MELETLFVIGMFLTFGALLMTGYPVAWVLGGTAVIWTVVGVIAVENFGANLWFDYSSSMGLVPERIWKVVSSETLVALPMFIFMGIMLDQSGVAERLMNSMVKLFGAVRGGYAVTVIVIGVLLAATTGIIGASVVLLGMLSLPVMMENKYDKGFAVGTACATGTLGILIPPSIMLVLMADRLAVPEASVGDLFMGAFFPGLMLGAMYVAYAIIRPMLQPHIAPVPAGTEKVSWAIVWEVAKAVVPTAALILGVLGSIFAGIATPTEASGVGALGALLLALMSGRLNLKVLNSSMQQTTRTAAFIFAIFLGATAFSVVLRGLGGDQVIEDALLGLPFGPYGVVLTILFGVFLLGFFLDWVEITLIILPLVAPVVQSLGFDLVWFTILFAMCLQTSFLTPPVGFALFYIKGVAPPEIAVTDIYRGVIPFILIQLAALAIVFVVPEIATWLPSVAYD
- a CDS encoding acetoacetate--CoA ligase, with the protein product MSNEEQSPVVWSPSEDTLANSRMGQFKAWLEQQGFGPFADYHALHQWSIDELDTFWAKVWDYCGLVCDTPAKEVLGKRDMPGAEWFPGMKLNFAANLLRLAEGDHANREAIVAYCETRPVLRRTYAELKADVGALEAFLRSQGIERGDRVAGVVTNGYEAMVGMLAATSLGAIWSSASPDFGVGAILDRFGQIEPSALIAVNGYGYGGKVFARQDDFAELVAGLPTLKCVVSVQQLPEQAPIQGDLVTPWEDAIASGAGQSPSFTPLGPDHPVYILYSSGTTGKPKCIVHGNAGLLVNHAKELMLHGDVGPEDRFLYFTTCGWMMWNWQASALMTGAAVITVDGSPGYPSLSYLWDTVAGEKVTHFGTSARFLAGCRKAELKPAKDLDLSALRVLFSTGSPLLPEDYDWVYSDGAPGVLLGSIAGGTDICGCFVGSTPLLPVRRGEIQCRFLGVDAVAYDEDAKPVHGGRGELVCRQPLPSMPVCFWDDADGARYHAAYFDTFPGVWAHGDFIEFTEHGGAVIYGRSDATLNPGGVRIGTAEIYRQVETVDEVKDSLVVGRQVEGDVEVVLLVVPADGQSITDDLLKQLKTRIREGASPRHVPKHIIEVADIPYTRSGKKVELAVARLINGSAKADNRDALANPEALDLIRDRLSEAGLLPKG